One Tenrec ecaudatus isolate mTenEca1 chromosome 12, mTenEca1.hap1, whole genome shotgun sequence DNA segment encodes these proteins:
- the MPG gene encoding DNA-3-methyladenine glycosylase codes for MPERSGAQLLRRARQKQQRRAEAEPPDTARTPPSKKPCSGPPAILGPQRSVYFLSPPEPPARLGPEFFDQPAVALAQAFLGQVLVRQLADHTELRGRIVETEAYLGPEDEAAHSRGGRQTARNRGMFMKPGTLYVYIIYGMYFCMNVSSQGDGACVLLRALEPLEGLESMRQLRSSLGKGTSGRALKDRQLCSGPSKLCQALAIDKSFDQRDLATDRAVWMEPGPPGPEPAIVAAARVGIGQAGEWTHKALRFYVRGSPFVSVVDRAAERVQP; via the exons ATGCCCGAGCGCAGCGGGGCCCAG CTTTTACGCAGGGCCAGGCAGAAGCAGCAGCGCCGGGCAGAGGCAGAGCCACCGGACACGGCCAGGACGCCACCCAGCAAAAAGCCCTGCTCAGGGCCCCCCGCCATCCTCGGCCCCCAACGCAGTGTCTACTTCCTGAGCCCACCGGAACCCCCTGCCCGACTGGGACCTGAGTTCTTTGACCAACCTGCGGTTGCCTTAGCCCAGGCGTTTCTGGGACAG GTCCTGGTGCGGCAGCTGGCTGACCACACGGAGCTCCGGGGTCGAATTGTGGAGACTGAGGCATACCTGGGCCCTGAAGATGAGGCAGCTCACTCGAGGGGCGGCCGGCAGACAGCCCGGAACCGCGGCATGTTCATGAAGCCGGGCACCCTGTACGTGTACATCATCTACGGCATGTACTTCTGCATGAACGTGTCCAGCCAAG GGGATGGGGCGTGTGTCCTGCTGCGGGCCCTGGAGCCCCTGGAGGGCCTGGAGAGCATGAGGCAGCTGCGGAGTTCCCTGGGCAAGGGCACCTCCGGGCGAGCCCTCAAGGACCGCCAGCTCTGCAGTGGCCCCTCAAAGCTATGCCAGGCCCTGGCCATCGATAAGAGCTTCGACCAGCGTGACCTGGCCACAGACAGGGCAGTGTGGATGGAGCCTGGCCCCCCAGGGCCTGAACCCGCCATAGTGGCTGCAGCCCGGGTGGGCATCGGTCAAGCAGGGGAGTGGACCCACAAGGCCCTGCGCTTCTACGTGCGGGGCAGCCCCTTTGTCAGCGTGGTGGACAGAGCGGCTGAGCGGGTGCAGCCCTGA